The following are encoded in a window of Nitrospirota bacterium genomic DNA:
- the modB gene encoding molybdate ABC transporter permease subunit, with product MNWIAIAVTFKLALLTAVVLLVVGLPIAYWLTFSKWRWKFIVESVVALPLVLPPTVLGFYILVAIGPHSPVGRFYSDVVGHPLPFTFEGLLLASILYSLPFAVQPFTAAFEQVDRRLIETSWTLGASKLKTFFQLIVPLSTTGLITGAVLSFAHTLGEFGVVLMVGGNIEGETRTVSIDIYDEVQALNYAGAAKTALLLLVVSYGVLLLVYAMNRKVWAVWPQR from the coding sequence ATGAACTGGATTGCGATAGCGGTCACCTTCAAGCTCGCGCTGCTTACGGCGGTTGTGCTGCTGGTTGTCGGGTTGCCCATCGCCTACTGGCTCACATTCTCGAAATGGCGCTGGAAGTTTATTGTCGAATCGGTGGTCGCGCTTCCGCTCGTGCTGCCTCCGACGGTACTGGGTTTTTATATTCTCGTCGCGATCGGTCCGCACAGTCCGGTCGGTCGATTCTATAGCGACGTAGTCGGGCATCCGCTTCCCTTTACCTTCGAAGGTCTGCTCCTCGCGTCGATTCTCTACAGTCTGCCGTTTGCCGTGCAGCCATTTACCGCAGCCTTTGAGCAAGTCGATCGCCGGTTGATCGAAACCTCCTGGACCCTCGGGGCGTCTAAGCTCAAGACCTTCTTTCAGCTGATTGTTCCGTTGTCTACAACAGGTCTCATCACAGGCGCGGTGCTGAGCTTTGCCCATACGCTTGGAGAGTTCGGCGTGGTCCTGATGGTCGGCGGCAACATCGAGGGCGAAACGCGAACGGTCTCGATCGATATTTACGATGAGGTGCAGGCCCTCAACTATGCCGGGGCTGCCAAGACGGCGCTGTTGTTGCTTGTGGTTTCCTACGGGGTGTTGCTGCTGGTGTATGCGATGAATCGAAAGGTCTGGGCTGTATGGCCGCAACGCTGA